From a single Nicotiana tomentosiformis chromosome 2, ASM39032v3, whole genome shotgun sequence genomic region:
- the LOC104093476 gene encoding uncharacterized protein — protein sequence MDGSKHQSFFQDINSRELNGYRVKRRPYISHESSDFNEIGALVVDHNGFTPPPMALSFCKTSKNSHILAVADEGGYLSLFNTRVRFPSSSTHRQNAEKAKVSEWAAHDNAIFDVCWIKEDTNILTASGDQSIKVWDAQGKKCVRALMGHTGSVKSICPHPTNHDIIVSGARDGSFALWDLRCSDSSSENLCIPSIATVHEAHMPPHQRRTRRGKASPVSITSILYLKDELSIASAGAVDSVIKFWDTRNLKCPIIQACPHPEVSIQKGKRFHGVSSLSQDLNGVFISASCMDSRIYLYSVLQADKGPVKTFKGCKIESFFVKSALSSDAAHILGGSSDGSAYVWQVNKPLEDPIMLKGHDEEVTALDWCTSETGKVATTSDDFTVRFWNIHSSCYSNTRSPSSIRRRVTAFSCMQRRKLFSDEKPASIKNDSTNCDSNLTCHQELPDLITIPEMSTPVSKKKKYLPGFELQENFEKTPEAAKRSPSSVLTPPSSLRKTIRDYFVVTPSGLHSQ from the exons ATGGATGGATCCAAGCATCAATCTTTCTTCCAAGATATCAATTCAAGGGAGCTTAATGGATACAGAG TTAAACGACGACCTTATATCAGTCACGAATCGTCTGATTTCAACGAAATTGGAGCTCTGGTAGTTGACCACAACGGCTTCACGCCACCTCCAATGGCCCTTTCTTTCTGCAAG ACGAGTAAAAACTCGCATATTCTTGCTGTGGCTGACGAGGGTGGCTACCTTAGCTTGTTTAACACTCGGGTCAGATTTCCTTCTTCTTCTACTCACAGGCAAAATGCAG AAAAAGCTAAGGTGTCAGAGTGGGCTGCTCATGATAATGCCATATTTGATGTATGTTGGATCAAG GAAGATACCAATATCTTAACAGCTTCAGGTGATCAAAGT ATAAAGGTATGGGATGCACAAGGAAAAAAATGTGTGAGAGCACTAATGGGTCACACTGGGAGTGTGAAATCCATTTGTCCTCATCCTACAAATCATG ATATTATTGTTTCTGGTGCCAGAGATGGGTCTTTTGCCCTTTGGGACTTGAGGTGCTCTGACAGTAGCAGTGAAAACCTTTGCATACC GTCAATTGCTACTGTCCATGAGGCTCACATGCCTCCTCATCAGAGGAGAACCAGACGTGGAAAG GCTTCTCCCGTGAGCATTACATCAATTCTTTACCTAAAAGATGAGCTCTCCATAGCTAGTGCTGGAGCAGTTGACAG TGTCATAAAGTTCTGGGATACAAGGAATCTCAAATGTCCTATTATTCAGGCATGCCCTCATCCTGAGGTGTCTATTCAGAAG GGAAAGCGATTCCATGGAGTATCTAGTTTGTCTCAAGACTTAAATGGAGTGTTTATTTCTGCATCATGCATGGACAGCAG AATCTACCTCTATAGTGTACTTCAGGCAGATAAAGGGCCAGTAAAAACTTTCAAAGGATGCAAAATAGAATCATTTTTTGTCAAG TCAGCTCTAAGTTCTGACGCAGCTCATATTCTCGGTGGTTCCAGTGATGGAAGTGCCTACGTATGGCAG GTAAACAAACCTCTTGAAGATCCGATTATGTTGAAAGGTCATGATGAAGAAGTTACAGCACTAGATTG GTGCACATCAGAAACTGGTAAAGTTGCTACAACATCAGATGATTTCACA GTGCGTTTTTGGAACATTCACAGCAGTTGTTATTCAAATACAAGATCTCCATCATCCATCAGAAGGAGAGTAACAGCATTTTCTTGTATGCAACGTCGGAAGCTGTTTTCAGATGAAAAACCAGCCAGCATCAAGAATGACTCTACTAACTGTGACTCAAACTTGACATGTCATCAAGAATTGCCTGATCTTATTACCATCCCTGAAATGAGTACTCCAGtttcaaagaagaaaaaatatttaccaGGTTTTGAACttcaagagaattttgagaaaaCTCCAGAAGCTGCAAAGAGAAGCCCTTCTTCTGTTCTGACTCCCCCTTCCTCTTTGAGGAAAACAATCAGAGATTATTTTGTAGTAACACCTTCAGGCTTACACAGTCAATGA